Proteins encoded together in one Archangium lipolyticum window:
- a CDS encoding carboxypeptidase regulatory-like domain-containing protein produces MRKWLVIGAASALVVVAVAVLWPRGTPPPLSVSAVDASAVRALPEFESVEVSSGTAEGLTLTGRVLDSAGRPVAGAEVFLAASAQKTLTSVRCDECGQALLACEARESGLHALAFFEQARGFLQPKATARTDAQGRFRFEHLAGVSFSVWARAEGFGAAMRERAAPGEPVDLYLPPLRSIVGQVVDDAGRPLPGARVHAVSRKVPLQSEAVAGPGGSFTLSGLGEGPFYVLATAPGFLPAVESQVEAGPQPVRLRLEPSRTLEVRVTRNGAPMAATVRLKADHLAREARAESGVARFEGLYPDELVVTAEAGKLGATPRTLTLSERLTQVTLELEEAGTLLVTVVDEAGQPVPSPELVLRSTRGQALQSQKPSTGELVQFGPVAVGDYVLEGRAKGFKDAQLPAKVKPGETELELELARATMISGQVLDQYDRPAPNVSVLVQPTGDTVLADADGHFTAAVPTPGLYELHAHHSEWGGGQVKVTAPAEGVRLGLEPRAALEVTVMSEGRRVEGADVLLWLDTEGVFRSDSSSGPDGMVPMRGLPEGTYLMVATHRDYLASEPRKVTVVDGQTQKETVSLAPGASIRGEVVDTRGAPVAGASVAVLPRTAEPVTADAQGRFEVRALKPGRPYLVEARHPGYDQREHQQTTAGGDPVRVVLEARTTFRGRVVAEDGSPVKRYRLDEHDVTSADGRFELALPTAGDRVIVAVEAPGFEPLMVDKPVQPDLGDLVLERAPSVTGLVREEGGGPVADAVVGCDACEESVMTGPDGRFTLPGPSFVAKFTVSARKGRLSASAQASSEGMAPVELVLKPATRIHGAVYLPNGTPAAGFQLEGVNADRGEPISIVTGPDGRYSVDVPPGNYRFALGAAREFSGEPALVVRVSGGEQRLDFGPAPGSASLTVQLKPERGKALWVVAGDLGAVGNPPRELMRASYGQLLYQPTGDRVTLQGLPPGRYTVVWGHFHMESAEPPVVRPVQLPASGDLVLDP; encoded by the coding sequence ATGCGCAAATGGCTCGTCATAGGGGCGGCATCCGCCCTGGTCGTCGTGGCGGTGGCGGTGCTGTGGCCTCGGGGCACGCCACCTCCGCTGTCGGTCTCCGCCGTGGATGCGTCCGCGGTGCGTGCTCTCCCCGAGTTCGAGTCGGTGGAGGTGTCCTCCGGTACCGCCGAGGGTCTCACCCTCACCGGGCGGGTGCTGGACTCCGCCGGCAGGCCCGTGGCGGGGGCGGAGGTCTTCCTCGCCGCGAGCGCGCAGAAGACGCTCACCTCGGTGCGCTGTGACGAGTGCGGGCAGGCGCTGCTGGCCTGTGAGGCCCGGGAGAGCGGCCTGCACGCGCTGGCCTTCTTCGAGCAGGCGCGGGGTTTCCTCCAACCGAAGGCCACCGCGCGCACGGACGCGCAGGGGCGCTTCCGCTTCGAGCACCTGGCCGGAGTGTCCTTCTCCGTGTGGGCCCGGGCGGAGGGCTTCGGCGCGGCCATGCGTGAGCGCGCGGCCCCGGGCGAGCCGGTGGACCTGTACCTGCCTCCGCTGCGGAGCATCGTCGGGCAGGTGGTGGACGACGCGGGCCGGCCGCTGCCGGGGGCTCGCGTGCACGCGGTGTCGCGCAAGGTGCCCCTACAGTCCGAGGCGGTGGCGGGGCCGGGTGGCTCCTTCACCCTGTCCGGGCTGGGCGAGGGGCCCTTCTACGTGCTGGCCACCGCGCCCGGCTTCCTCCCGGCGGTGGAGTCGCAGGTGGAGGCGGGACCCCAGCCGGTGCGGCTGCGGCTGGAGCCCTCGCGGACGCTGGAGGTGCGCGTCACCCGGAATGGGGCGCCCATGGCGGCCACGGTGCGGCTGAAGGCGGACCACCTGGCGCGGGAGGCTCGCGCCGAGAGCGGAGTGGCGCGCTTCGAGGGCCTGTACCCGGACGAGCTGGTGGTGACGGCCGAGGCCGGGAAGCTGGGCGCCACGCCGCGCACCCTCACGCTGAGCGAGCGCCTCACGCAGGTGACGCTCGAGTTGGAGGAGGCGGGCACGCTGCTCGTCACCGTGGTGGACGAGGCGGGGCAACCGGTGCCCTCGCCGGAGCTGGTGCTGCGCTCCACGCGGGGCCAGGCCCTGCAGTCGCAGAAGCCCTCCACGGGCGAGCTGGTGCAGTTCGGCCCGGTGGCCGTGGGGGACTACGTGCTGGAGGGCCGCGCGAAGGGCTTCAAGGACGCGCAGCTGCCGGCGAAGGTGAAGCCGGGCGAGACGGAGCTGGAGCTGGAGCTGGCTCGGGCCACGATGATCTCCGGGCAGGTGCTGGACCAGTACGACCGGCCCGCGCCCAACGTGTCGGTGCTGGTGCAGCCCACGGGCGACACGGTGCTGGCGGACGCGGACGGCCACTTCACGGCGGCGGTGCCCACGCCAGGCCTGTACGAGCTGCACGCGCACCACTCCGAGTGGGGTGGCGGGCAGGTGAAGGTGACGGCTCCGGCCGAGGGCGTGAGGCTGGGGCTGGAGCCCCGGGCGGCGCTCGAGGTGACGGTGATGTCGGAGGGGCGCCGGGTGGAGGGGGCGGACGTGCTGTTGTGGTTGGACACCGAGGGCGTCTTCCGCAGCGACAGCTCCTCCGGGCCGGATGGCATGGTGCCCATGCGCGGGCTGCCGGAGGGGACGTACTTGATGGTGGCCACGCACCGGGACTACCTGGCCTCGGAGCCGCGGAAGGTGACGGTGGTGGATGGGCAGACACAGAAGGAGACGGTGTCGCTCGCGCCCGGGGCGTCAATCCGCGGCGAGGTGGTGGACACGCGGGGCGCTCCGGTGGCGGGAGCCTCGGTGGCGGTGCTGCCGCGCACGGCCGAGCCGGTGACGGCGGATGCCCAGGGGCGCTTCGAGGTGCGCGCGCTGAAGCCCGGACGTCCCTACCTGGTGGAGGCTCGGCACCCGGGATACGACCAGCGGGAGCACCAACAGACCACGGCCGGGGGCGATCCGGTGCGGGTGGTGCTGGAGGCGCGGACGACGTTCCGTGGCCGGGTGGTGGCCGAGGACGGCTCGCCGGTGAAGCGCTACCGGCTGGATGAGCACGACGTGACGAGCGCGGACGGACGTTTCGAGCTGGCACTGCCCACGGCGGGAGACCGGGTCATCGTGGCGGTGGAGGCGCCGGGCTTCGAGCCGTTGATGGTGGACAAGCCGGTGCAGCCGGACCTGGGCGACCTGGTGTTGGAGCGGGCGCCGTCCGTGACGGGACTGGTGCGGGAGGAGGGTGGCGGGCCGGTGGCGGACGCGGTGGTGGGGTGTGATGCGTGTGAGGAGTCGGTGATGACGGGGCCGGACGGGCGCTTCACGCTGCCGGGTCCGTCCTTCGTGGCGAAGTTCACCGTATCGGCGCGCAAGGGGCGGTTGAGTGCATCGGCGCAGGCGTCGAGCGAGGGAATGGCGCCGGTGGAGCTGGTGCTGAAGCCGGCCACGCGGATCCACGGAGCGGTGTACCTGCCGAACGGGACGCCGGCGGCGGGCTTCCAACTGGAGGGAGTGAACGCGGACCGGGGCGAGCCCATCAGCATCGTCACGGGGCCGGACGGGCGCTACAGCGTGGACGTGCCGCCGGGCAACTACCGCTTCGCGCTGGGCGCGGCGCGCGAGTTCTCCGGAGAGCCAGCGCTGGTGGTGCGGGTGTCAGGAGGGGAGCAGCGGCTGGACTTCGGACCGGCGCCGGGGTCGGCGTCGCTGACGGTGCAACTCAAGCCCGAGCGGGGCAAGGCGCTGTGGGTGGTGGCCGGGGACCTGGGAGCGGTGGGCAACCCGCCGAGGGAGCTGATGCGGGCCAGCTACGGCCAACTCCTCTACCAGCCGACAGGAGATCGAGTAACCCTGCAGGGGCTGCCGCCGGGGCGCTACACAGTGGTGTGGGGACACT
- a CDS encoding FHA domain-containing protein, giving the protein MVELLSLHISRFQRERAEYERALPPALLVFSPMPVLAQGPADEDEEHHHFRTLTNVSTPMLGVGESIVFPVIKNQENAFGRGITVGRTGNNDVVLDDGTVSRFHAWFQREPDGRFVLTDAGSKNGSFVGGVRLTPRRPSPLADGTRLRFGQVEVTFYLASGFTKVLARRLGP; this is encoded by the coding sequence ATGGTCGAGCTTCTCAGCCTCCACATCAGCCGCTTCCAGCGCGAGCGGGCGGAGTACGAGCGTGCGCTGCCGCCGGCGTTGCTCGTGTTCTCGCCCATGCCGGTCCTGGCGCAGGGGCCCGCTGACGAGGACGAGGAGCATCACCACTTCCGCACGCTCACCAACGTGTCCACGCCGATGTTGGGGGTGGGCGAGTCCATCGTCTTCCCCGTCATCAAGAATCAAGAGAACGCGTTCGGCCGCGGCATCACCGTGGGGCGGACGGGGAACAACGACGTGGTGCTCGACGATGGCACCGTGTCGCGCTTCCACGCGTGGTTCCAGCGCGAGCCCGATGGCCGTTTCGTCCTCACGGACGCGGGCTCGAAGAACGGCTCCTTCGTGGGCGGGGTGCGGTTGACCCCCCGGCGACCGTCCCCGTTGGCGGACGGAACCCGCCTGCGCTTCGGCCAGGTAGAGGTCACCTTCTACCTGGCGAGCGGCTTCACCAAGGTGCTCGCGCGGCGGCTGGGGCCGTGA
- a CDS encoding TMEM165/GDT1 family protein, with translation MEAIIGSFVLVAASEMGDKTQLLAFSLASRFRKPWVVMAGILVATLANHALAASVGSWVSAHVPPRVMAGILAALFIGFGLWTLKPDTLDETASPARFGPFITTVILFFLAEMGDKTQFATVAVAARYQSVFWVTVGTTLGMMASNGLAVFLGEKLAGKVQAKWIRWSAASLFFLFGIVSLVAAVRGVSPTA, from the coding sequence TTGGAAGCGATCATCGGTTCGTTCGTGTTGGTGGCCGCCAGCGAGATGGGGGACAAGACCCAGCTGCTGGCCTTCTCCCTGGCGTCGCGCTTCCGCAAGCCGTGGGTGGTGATGGCGGGCATCCTGGTGGCCACGCTGGCCAACCATGCCCTGGCGGCGAGCGTGGGCAGCTGGGTGTCCGCGCACGTGCCGCCGCGGGTGATGGCGGGCATCCTGGCGGCGCTCTTCATCGGCTTCGGCCTGTGGACGCTCAAGCCGGACACGCTGGACGAGACGGCGAGCCCGGCCCGTTTCGGCCCCTTCATCACCACCGTCATCCTCTTCTTCCTGGCGGAGATGGGGGACAAGACGCAGTTCGCCACGGTGGCGGTGGCGGCGCGCTACCAGTCGGTGTTCTGGGTGACGGTGGGCACCACGCTGGGGATGATGGCCTCCAACGGGCTGGCCGTGTTCCTCGGCGAGAAGCTGGCGGGCAAGGTGCAGGCGAAGTGGATCCGCTGGTCCGCCGCCTCGCTCTTCTTCCTCTTCGGCATCGTCTCGCTGGTGGCCGCGGTGCGGGGCGTGTCGCCAACGGCTTGA
- a CDS encoding helix-turn-helix transcriptional regulator, with the protein MDEKLRQALGDSARAARLRLGLTQAEVAKKVRLKPGVYGRVERGAMVPSVPTLRRICETLGISSDALLSLGAQAHQATAPAPPPAAGEHPELSRIIHILQEWPPERLALLRKLLETADPHLSDVSLR; encoded by the coding sequence ATGGACGAGAAGCTGCGACAAGCTCTGGGGGACTCGGCCCGAGCTGCTCGCCTGCGGCTGGGTCTCACGCAGGCGGAGGTGGCCAAGAAGGTGCGCCTGAAGCCCGGCGTCTACGGCCGGGTCGAGCGAGGCGCGATGGTGCCCAGCGTGCCCACGCTGCGGCGCATTTGCGAGACCCTGGGCATCTCCTCGGATGCGCTCCTGTCTCTGGGTGCTCAAGCCCACCAGGCGACGGCACCCGCCCCTCCACCCGCGGCTGGTGAGCACCCGGAGCTCAGCCGCATCATCCACATCTTGCAGGAGTGGCCGCCGGAGAGGTTGGCGCTCTTGCGCAAGCTGCTGGAGACGGCCGACCCCCACCTCTCGGACGTGAGCTTGCGGTGA
- a CDS encoding sensor histidine kinase, giving the protein MPSIADLIEQHRENLLERYLEEASRLPSARKVSRRDILDNLPAYLDALCALSRGQRGGPGHDRRCLEEAHLGQRLRLGYTLGDVMAEHVLLGRLLSRLWESLPPGQQPTLEDTQRLFDELQSASTRIVSAFNGQSSEARRPPISRGIEALPLGEERLRLAVEATGLGTWDYDPTTGDLLWDERCKVLFGLPPDARVESYDTFLAALHPEDRERAHRLVRDALDPAGSHTYRTDYRIVGLQDGIERWLSSNGRAFFDSSGRPVRLIGTVLDITERVRAREAVEREKNRVISILESISEAFEAFDHEWRFIYVNREAERLLGQSRETLLGRNHWELYPAVLGTCLEHNFRRAAAERISLTFENYYAPWDRWFELHTYPTDEGLAVYFHDITERKRHDAERERLLREQTRLREQAEKALRERQRAVEVLEHGEAILVLDKDFRIILVNENQERISRTRREDTLGRVFWEVFPTLATPESTYWRQFHHVMEQKVPVQFDEYYPPLDLWVGMSAFPTSEGGLAVFFRDITEQKRAEQLRERLVGIVSHDLRSPLQSISLASEMLLRREDIPAPALTGVRRISRSAERMSRMITDLLDFTRARTGGGIPLQRRPGELVDLVRNTLEELEVTHPGRVVLSHGRGPYAGEWDLDRLAQVVTNLVGNALQHGAEDTPVEVDLREDGPELVLTVTNQGTPVPDTLLPHIFDPFRRAGSGAHSSRQGLGLGLYIVQQIVLAHGGSIAVSSSEATGTRFTVRLPRGATPA; this is encoded by the coding sequence ATGCCGTCAATCGCCGATCTCATCGAGCAGCACCGCGAGAACCTCCTCGAACGCTACCTGGAGGAGGCCAGCCGGCTCCCTTCCGCCCGGAAGGTCAGCCGCCGGGACATCCTCGACAACCTCCCCGCGTACCTCGATGCGCTGTGCGCCCTCTCACGAGGCCAGCGGGGCGGGCCCGGCCATGACCGGCGGTGCCTGGAGGAGGCCCACCTCGGCCAGCGTCTCCGGCTCGGTTACACCCTGGGGGATGTGATGGCCGAGCACGTCCTCCTCGGCCGGCTCCTCTCGCGCCTCTGGGAGTCCCTCCCTCCCGGCCAGCAACCCACCCTCGAGGACACCCAACGGCTCTTCGATGAGCTCCAGTCCGCCAGTACGCGCATCGTCTCCGCCTTCAACGGCCAGTCCTCCGAAGCCCGCCGCCCGCCCATCTCTCGCGGGATCGAAGCACTCCCGTTGGGCGAGGAGCGCCTGCGCCTGGCCGTGGAGGCCACCGGCCTGGGCACCTGGGACTACGATCCCACCACCGGCGACCTGCTCTGGGATGAGCGCTGCAAGGTCCTCTTCGGCCTGCCCCCGGACGCCAGGGTGGAGAGCTACGACACCTTCCTCGCCGCGCTGCACCCCGAGGATCGCGAGCGCGCCCATCGCCTGGTGCGGGATGCCCTGGATCCGGCCGGCAGCCACACCTACCGGACCGACTACCGAATCGTGGGCCTCCAGGACGGCATCGAGCGGTGGCTGTCTTCCAACGGCCGGGCCTTCTTCGATTCGAGTGGCCGGCCGGTACGCCTCATCGGCACGGTGCTCGACATCACCGAGCGGGTGCGCGCACGCGAGGCCGTCGAGCGGGAGAAGAACCGGGTCATCTCCATCCTGGAGAGCATCTCCGAGGCCTTCGAGGCCTTCGATCACGAGTGGCGCTTCATCTACGTCAACCGCGAGGCCGAGCGCCTCCTGGGCCAGTCTCGCGAGACACTGCTGGGCCGCAACCACTGGGAGCTCTACCCAGCGGTCCTGGGCACCTGCCTGGAGCACAACTTCCGCCGCGCGGCCGCCGAGCGTATCTCCCTCACCTTCGAGAACTACTATGCCCCGTGGGATCGCTGGTTCGAGCTCCACACCTATCCCACCGACGAGGGGCTCGCCGTCTACTTCCACGACATCACCGAGCGCAAACGCCACGATGCGGAGCGCGAGCGGCTCCTGCGCGAGCAGACGCGGCTGCGCGAGCAGGCCGAGAAGGCCCTGCGCGAGCGCCAGCGCGCCGTGGAGGTACTGGAGCACGGAGAGGCGATCCTCGTCCTCGACAAGGACTTCCGCATCATCCTGGTGAACGAGAACCAGGAGCGCATCTCCCGGACGCGGCGCGAGGACACGCTCGGCCGGGTCTTCTGGGAGGTGTTCCCCACCCTCGCCACACCCGAATCGACCTACTGGCGCCAGTTCCACCACGTGATGGAGCAGAAGGTGCCGGTGCAGTTCGACGAGTACTACCCTCCGTTGGATCTCTGGGTGGGCATGAGCGCCTTTCCCACCAGCGAGGGCGGGCTGGCCGTCTTCTTCCGCGACATCACCGAGCAGAAGCGCGCCGAGCAGTTGCGCGAGCGGCTGGTGGGCATCGTCAGCCATGATCTGCGCAGCCCGCTCCAGAGCATCTCGCTGGCCTCCGAGATGCTGCTGCGCCGCGAGGACATCCCCGCGCCCGCGCTCACCGGGGTGCGGCGCATCTCCCGGAGCGCGGAGCGCATGTCGCGGATGATCACCGACCTGCTCGACTTCACCCGCGCCCGCACGGGCGGTGGCATCCCCCTGCAGCGCCGTCCGGGCGAGCTGGTGGACCTGGTGCGCAACACGCTCGAGGAGCTCGAGGTGACGCACCCGGGCCGCGTCGTGCTGTCCCATGGCCGGGGGCCCTACGCGGGGGAGTGGGACCTGGACCGGCTCGCCCAGGTCGTCACCAACCTGGTGGGCAACGCGCTCCAGCACGGGGCCGAGGACACCCCGGTGGAGGTGGACCTGCGCGAGGACGGCCCCGAGCTCGTCCTCACGGTGACGAACCAGGGGACGCCCGTTCCCGACACCCTGCTGCCCCACATCTTCGATCCCTTCCGGCGCGCCGGGAGCGGCGCCCACTCGTCACGCCAGGGACTCGGGCTGGGGCTCTACATCGTGCAGCAGATCGTCCTGGCCCACGGCGGCTCCATCGCCGTGAGCTCCAGCGAGGCCACGGGCACCCGCTTCACCGTGCGGCTGCCCCGGGGCGCCACACCTGCCTGA
- a CDS encoding Stp1/IreP family PP2C-type Ser/Thr phosphatase has protein sequence MPLTTEAFGLTDVGRKRQHNEDSMLVDASLGLFIVADGMGGHAAGEVASARATEVVRQHMASNRHLLKDLSTNPSQDSRNAAQALMEVAIQRACADIFRMALSDPSKRGMGTTFVCLAVSGNKGVIGHVGDSRVYLVRHGQCHRLTEDHTLVAAQLKAGTITKDQAATSQYRNVITRAVGIQESVQVDTLIVDLFPGDLFLLCSDGLHGYLDDDEVLPLVQGMAPPELPKKFVDLANERGGKDNITAVVVKVSGEGTVEAETSEAQSRMEALRKIPLFRHLTYKEQTAVLSIATTRTFPAGREIVVEGQPGEELFVVIRGRVVIEKSGVEIAELRPGGHFGEMGLIDNAPRSATVRAVEPTRTMVISRSDLMGLMKRESILAVKMLWSFVQVLSDRLRATNSELSEARQELAVAQAIQPFAEE, from the coding sequence GTGCCATTGACGACAGAGGCGTTCGGCCTGACCGACGTAGGCCGGAAGCGGCAGCACAATGAAGACTCGATGCTCGTGGACGCCTCGCTCGGCCTGTTCATCGTGGCCGACGGTATGGGAGGCCATGCGGCCGGAGAGGTGGCCAGCGCCCGAGCCACCGAGGTCGTGCGCCAGCACATGGCCTCCAACCGGCACCTGCTCAAGGACCTGAGCACCAACCCCAGCCAGGACAGCCGCAACGCGGCCCAGGCCCTGATGGAGGTGGCCATCCAGCGCGCCTGCGCGGACATCTTCCGCATGGCCCTGTCGGATCCGAGCAAGCGCGGCATGGGCACCACCTTCGTGTGCCTGGCCGTCAGCGGCAACAAGGGCGTCATCGGCCACGTGGGTGACAGCCGCGTCTACCTGGTCCGCCACGGCCAGTGCCACCGGCTCACCGAGGATCACACCCTGGTGGCCGCCCAGCTCAAGGCCGGCACCATCACCAAGGATCAGGCCGCCACCTCGCAGTACCGCAACGTGATCACCCGCGCGGTGGGCATCCAGGAGTCCGTCCAGGTCGACACCCTCATCGTCGACCTCTTCCCGGGCGACCTCTTCCTGCTGTGCTCGGACGGCCTGCACGGCTATCTGGACGACGACGAGGTGCTCCCGCTCGTCCAGGGCATGGCGCCGCCGGAGCTGCCCAAGAAGTTCGTGGACCTCGCCAACGAGCGCGGAGGCAAGGACAACATCACCGCGGTGGTGGTGAAGGTCTCCGGCGAGGGGACGGTGGAGGCGGAGACCTCCGAGGCGCAGAGCCGCATGGAGGCGCTGCGCAAGATTCCGCTCTTCCGCCACCTCACCTACAAGGAGCAGACGGCGGTGCTGTCCATCGCCACCACGCGCACCTTCCCGGCGGGCAGGGAGATCGTCGTGGAGGGCCAGCCAGGCGAGGAGCTCTTCGTGGTCATCCGCGGCCGGGTGGTCATCGAGAAGAGCGGGGTGGAGATCGCCGAGCTGCGGCCCGGCGGGCACTTCGGCGAGATGGGCCTCATCGACAACGCCCCCCGCTCGGCCACCGTGCGGGCGGTCGAGCCCACGCGCACCATGGTCATCTCACGCTCGGATCTGATGGGACTCATGAAACGGGAGTCCATCCTGGCGGTGAAGATGCTCTGGAGCTTCGTCCAGGTGCTGTCGGACCGGCTGCGGGCCACCAACTCGGAGCTGAGCGAGGCCCGGCAGGAGCTGGCGGTGGCGCAGGCCATCCAGCCTTTCGCCGAGGAGTGA
- a CDS encoding imm11 family protein, producing MAKRYFRLLDDLHIPGRWELDDPVDQRGQALRTWLLARGESAHVEGRIRIPLYVPGRSLDFSLLAGAPIPVVRASVAAVFSELAPDDVQLIPVDVDGQTEPYVLLNITRVVKCIDDEASDEVRYWKLEDGQPEKLGQYRSVIGMRIDPSKVGNARVFRTWGWELAIVVSETIKDALERMGATGTKFQEVTGQSTINAEERARDRKSRELLETAATARETAWRTLGSLDKEVFMPIAMSGSWPGHRQLWRVIRREAGRTLLVTHGLSDPFIERLEPSVGFGLELALEVDAAVKDISKGWPLMLLDRVADEVAEHEHVREGVTAGLFSMEVSGKGLPKSLVTEEGRAAVLLGVASRTLPSHFSTPYGEVKLVTAKALLPSELAYLLEHGAEGQAELARRFVASGEEHLSRLRRMPVA from the coding sequence ATGGCGAAGCGGTATTTCAGGCTGTTGGACGATCTCCATATCCCGGGCCGCTGGGAGTTGGATGATCCCGTGGATCAGCGGGGACAGGCGCTCCGGACCTGGCTGCTCGCACGAGGCGAGTCTGCTCACGTCGAAGGAAGAATTCGGATCCCCCTCTACGTCCCCGGTAGGTCGCTGGACTTCTCCCTGTTGGCTGGTGCTCCCATCCCCGTGGTCCGTGCCAGCGTGGCAGCCGTGTTCTCCGAGCTGGCTCCCGACGATGTGCAGCTCATTCCGGTGGACGTGGACGGGCAGACCGAACCCTATGTCCTCCTGAACATCACACGCGTCGTGAAGTGCATCGACGACGAGGCTTCCGACGAGGTGCGCTACTGGAAACTGGAGGATGGGCAACCAGAAAAGCTCGGACAGTATCGGTCCGTCATCGGAATGCGCATCGACCCCTCGAAAGTGGGCAATGCCAGGGTGTTCCGCACCTGGGGCTGGGAGTTGGCCATCGTTGTGTCCGAGACCATCAAGGACGCACTGGAGCGCATGGGGGCCACGGGGACGAAGTTCCAAGAGGTGACCGGCCAGAGCACCATCAATGCGGAGGAGCGAGCGCGGGACCGGAAGAGCCGCGAGCTGCTGGAAACGGCGGCCACCGCTCGTGAAACGGCCTGGCGCACCCTGGGGTCGCTGGACAAGGAGGTCTTCATGCCCATCGCCATGAGCGGCTCATGGCCGGGCCACCGGCAGCTCTGGCGCGTCATCCGTCGCGAGGCAGGACGTACGCTGCTTGTCACGCACGGGCTCTCGGACCCGTTCATCGAGCGCCTGGAGCCCTCCGTGGGCTTTGGCCTGGAGCTCGCCCTGGAAGTGGACGCGGCCGTGAAGGACATCTCGAAGGGGTGGCCCCTGATGCTGCTGGACCGTGTGGCGGATGAAGTCGCCGAGCACGAGCATGTACGCGAGGGGGTGACGGCGGGCCTTTTTTCCATGGAGGTGTCGGGGAAGGGCCTGCCCAAGTCTCTCGTCACCGAGGAGGGTAGGGCGGCCGTGCTGCTGGGCGTGGCGTCACGCACGCTGCCGAGTCACTTCTCCACCCCGTATGGGGAGGTGAAGCTCGTCACCGCCAAGGCGCTGCTGCCTTCGGAGTTGGCGTACCTGCTGGAGCATGGCGCGGAGGGCCAGGCCGAACTGGCACGGCGCTTCGTGGCGAGCGGCGAGGAGCACCTGTCGCGTCTCAGAAGGATGCCCGTGGCGTAG
- a CDS encoding AHH domain-containing protein: MSTRLVGWRPAGTRQRPWLGAWALIVLFLQTACATGVPRGGLLVGSSYRPSIPRFHEDARPPTEEAGAGEAADELVRLSLPTRFRAVQVSDFELNEALATLVLNMPLRVAGSHFPLYLHRKLALASVPLTGEEWRTPLARSYGSFCERQGTPGDCLGLFKDGPGLDGEDKRDLALALSVNAALESRDAELRGMFSTTQLWTTLSLTIIGYLALVSAPEPVSKGVAAALALLMWGYLGWELFDLVRAYFQLWEEAAEASTFAELREAGDRFGKVIGPNSVRILLLLGTAAVGETAALVSKAPKLPGFAKAAGALESHAGIRDVLTAVQEADKVKVAVAEGTFSVVLPANVVSMAARGAPAGAPARTAPSKRKPDVHHIATIENEKSTLRGGPWTQRFKKIFDKAGMSMEDPANKVPVVGHKGPHPEEYHQIVHEELYRATESCPDKQACARALRQALQKLAEEILTEGSRLNRLLTKGAAP; this comes from the coding sequence GTGTCCACACGTCTTGTTGGTTGGCGCCCGGCAGGCACGCGGCAGCGCCCCTGGTTGGGTGCTTGGGCTCTCATCGTCCTCTTCCTCCAGACGGCGTGCGCCACGGGTGTTCCTCGGGGCGGTCTGCTGGTGGGGTCGTCCTACCGGCCATCGATACCCCGTTTCCATGAGGACGCCCGGCCTCCCACGGAGGAGGCGGGGGCGGGTGAGGCCGCGGACGAGCTGGTCCGACTCTCCCTGCCCACCCGATTCAGGGCGGTGCAGGTGAGCGACTTCGAGCTCAACGAAGCCCTCGCCACCCTGGTGCTGAACATGCCGCTGCGGGTGGCTGGCTCCCACTTTCCGCTCTACCTCCACCGGAAGCTGGCGCTGGCCTCCGTCCCGCTCACGGGCGAGGAGTGGCGCACGCCCCTGGCGCGGTCCTACGGGAGCTTCTGCGAGCGGCAAGGTACGCCGGGCGACTGCCTCGGGTTGTTCAAGGACGGGCCGGGCCTGGATGGCGAGGACAAGCGCGACCTCGCCCTGGCGCTCTCCGTGAACGCGGCGCTGGAGTCCCGGGACGCGGAGCTGCGCGGCATGTTCTCCACGACTCAGCTCTGGACGACGCTGAGCCTCACCATCATCGGATATCTCGCCTTGGTTTCGGCACCCGAGCCCGTTTCTAAAGGCGTCGCTGCTGCACTGGCCTTGCTCATGTGGGGCTACCTGGGCTGGGAGCTCTTCGACCTGGTGCGGGCCTACTTCCAGTTGTGGGAGGAGGCGGCGGAGGCCAGCACGTTCGCGGAGCTGCGCGAGGCGGGAGACCGCTTCGGCAAGGTCATCGGGCCCAACAGCGTGCGGATTCTCCTCCTGCTGGGCACTGCGGCGGTGGGTGAGACGGCGGCGCTGGTGTCCAAGGCCCCGAAGCTGCCGGGCTTCGCGAAAGCGGCCGGTGCGCTCGAGTCCCATGCCGGCATCCGAGACGTGCTCACGGCCGTGCAGGAAGCGGACAAGGTGAAGGTCGCCGTGGCCGAGGGCACCTTCAGTGTCGTCCTGCCCGCCAATGTCGTGAGCATGGCCGCGAGGGGCGCTCCGGCGGGAGCTCCGGCACGTACAGCTCCCTCGAAGAGGAAGCCGGACGTCCACCACATCGCCACCATCGAAAACGAGAAGTCCACCTTGCGTGGCGGTCCCTGGACGCAGCGGTTCAAGAAGATTTTCGACAAGGCCGGCATGTCGATGGAGGACCCGGCCAACAAGGTCCCCGTTGTTGGCCACAAGGGGCCACATCCGGAGGAATACCATCAAATCGTCCATGAAGAGTTGTATAGGGCGACGGAAAGCTGCCCCGACAAACAGGCGTGTGCGCGAGCGTTGAGACAGGCGCTCCAGAAGTTGGCGGAGGAGATTCTCACTGAGGGCAGCAGGCTCAACAGGCTGCTAACCAAAGGGGCAGCACCCTAG